A region of the Candidatus Bathyarchaeota archaeon genome:
TAAGAGGCCTCGACGAATCTTTCATCTTAGAAGAGATGAGGTACCGGTATGCTGAGAGCGCTGCTTTGCAGCCCTCGCCAGCCGCTATAATTATCTGCTTTTCTGGAACGCTTGTCACGTCTCCTGCTGCGAAGAGTCCAGGGTAGCTTGTTTCACATGCACAGTTTACGATTATTTCTCCCCACTTGTTCTTCTCGACGAAATCAATCATTCCAGAGTTGGGCGCGGATCCGATCTCGATGAAGACTCCTTGAACTGGTAAAATGGATGTTACTCCTCCTCTTTCAACTTTAATCCCATTTACCGTTCTATCGCCTGTGATCTCAAGAACTCTCGTACCAAGCCAAACCTCAACCTTCCCCGTTGCTAGGGCCCTTTCAACTAGTATGGGATCGGCTTTGAGTTGAGGCATAACCTCGATTAGGTATATCTTACTTGCGATCCTTGTCAGTTGTAGGGTTGCTTCTAGGCCAGAGTTTCCTCCGCCGACTACGGCTACGTCCATATTCTCGAAGAGCGGCGCGTCACACGTTGCACAGTATGTTACCCCCCTATTTCTAAGCTCCCTCTCCCCCGGGACATTGAGCTCCCTTGGTCTCCTACCAGTTGCAACGATAACTGTTCTGCTCCTATACTCGGAACGGTCCGTCTTGACAAGGAACATGCCGTTCAGAGGCTTGACCGATTTAACTTCCTCCATCTTCAGTTCGAAGCTGTAACGGTTCAGATGCTCGTAGAACTTTGCCGCAAGTTCCTCCCCGGTTATGTATTGGAAGCCAGTGTAGTTCTCAACCCCGGATGAATAGGTGACCTGACCGCCAACATTCAGGGTTAGCACAACGAAGTTCATCCTCTTCCTGGCTGCGTATATGGCTGCGGTTATCCCTGCTGGGCCTGCGCCAACAATCACGAGATCATAGACTCCGTTAGAACCGCTCATACTGCTTCACCCACATCTTATAGCATATTTTGCTTAAGCCTTTTTATAAGATCTATGACCCTCTGTTTTATTTCGTCCCTTATCTTCCTAGCCTCTCCAAGCGTCATCCTCGCAGGGTCAGGGATATTCCACTCCTCGATGTGCTTAGCATAGACTATCGGGCATAGAGCGCCACTACAAACTATGACAGCAACATCAGCATTTTCTTGGAGTTTTCTTGTAATGAGCTTCGGCTTCTTGCGGCTTATATTTATCCCATCCTCAAGCATAAGCTTAACCGCATTGGGATGAACTTTATCCGCTGGTTGAATACCTGCGCTTACAGCTCTCCAGCCTTCAGGCGCATACTTATTGAAGTAGGCTTCAGCGATCTGGCTCCTGAAACTGTTCTCTACGCAGACAAATAAGACGGTTTTCAACCAACTCAACCTCATAAGATAAGGTCCTTTAATTATTTTGAACTCTGAATAAAATAAGGATTGATTATATAGTTTTTATAGGTTTATTTGGTAGGTGTGGCTAAGCCGCCGCACTGAGATTTGAGATGGTCGCGTATTTTTCCTTAAGATGTAGAGGATGAGGCTGCTGACCGCGTTTTCTTGAAAACTGGTAACGCGAGGGAAATGCTTATTAAAAAAGGTTTATTGAGAATGCTGATCTAAGATGTTCGAGTGGTTGGGGCCATTTGGAAATGCGCTGATCCTATTAGTAACGCTCTTTATTCTTGATCGTTCAAGCGACTTAGCCGTTGAAAACGCCGTCAGGGTTGCAGATATTACTGGTCTGGGAAAAACTGTTGTAGGTTTTATCTTGGTTGCTATGACTACGACGCTGCCTGAACTAAGCGTGTCAGTTCTTGTTGCGGTTGGGTTGGAGGATGTTGGTGTAGCTGTTGGGAATGCTCTAGGCTCGAATATAGTTAACATATGCCTTATTTTAGGCTTGACTTTTCTAATAGTCTCCCTGATAAGGAAAAGAGGGGCACATTTAGAGGTTAAAGAGGAGGTGGAAACCCTTTACTTCGGGCTTTTCATGGCCTCAATGGTTCCTCTAATCCTGATCTACGTGGGGTATGTGAGCAGGATAGTAGGCTGTTCTCTCATAGCGCTCTTCATATATAACCTATACAGGGTCTCAAGGAAGAGGAGAATCGAGAACGCGGATGCTCAGGATGGAAGGGATGATAAACTTGCTCGCCACGTCCTCTTAACCATAATTGGTGTGTTTATTCTAATTGTAAGCGCATCCATATTTGTGAATTCAGCCTCATACATTGCAGAGTATATGGGGATCCCAAAAGTGGTTATTGGCGCCACAATAGTTGCCTTTGGAACAAGCCTGCCAGAGTTTGCAAACAGTTTAAAATCGTCTCTTAAGGGGCATGCGGAGCTGGCTTTAGGAAATATTGTCGGGTCATGCTTCATGAACGTAACCCTCATCTTGGGAACGGCTTTGATAGGCCAGAATTTCAGGGTAAATATGGCTGCCTTCACTGGCTTAGCTGTTTATGCGCTTATATCCTGCTTATTACTATGGTATTTCATCTCGAGTAAAAGAATAAGCTGGAAGGAGGGGGCGATCCTCCTCTCCTTATACCTGATCTTCTTGGTCGAGATCCTTGGAGGATACAGAGAATAAGATTGATGACAATAGAACCTATCGTATATCATGCGCTTAAAGGTTGCCAACCTTTTGGCAAGATGTTTGTTGAAGCCAGTATTAGTGACTAAGCTTCTTAAATTGTTCTCCGTAAATGTGAGATAGGATTGTTCAATTTCCCCTGAGATGCTTAAACATCACTTCCACGGAGCTGATGATAGTGTTATTTGCGCCTAATGATCATCCTTCCCAGTCTAAAAGTCTCTTTTCGCCCTCTATCCTCTTTATATCCTTGGTTACTTCCATTGTTCCCAGATATCCGTCGTCCTTATCCCTGACTGCAAAATATCTTATATGTATTAGGCGACCGTGAGATTGGATCCATAATTCCGCAACATCCTTCTCGCCCTTTTTGAAGGCTTCCAATATCCTGTTGACTATGTGGATGCTTTTTTGTGGGTGGCAAAGCTGCACCCTTCTGCCGATGATTGATTTTGTTCTCACTAATATACGTTTGTCAGCTTTGTTAAAGTATTGTACAGCATCATCCTTATCAACAAAAGTTATGTCGAATGGTAAAGTGTTCAGGATGGCATCAATCTCCTCTTCCGTCAACGATCCAGTCTCAAACTGTAGCAGGTCTTCCCTTCCAGTCTGCCTCTCAACAACTACTCTCGGGGTGGGCGCCGCAGTCTTAGATATTAAATGCTTTGGAGTGAAGCAGCAGTAACCGATTTCATCGAAGTCAGCCATCATAGTAGACCATTCCTGCTCATTTGTAATGACACGTAGGGCCGTGGGAAAAAGAATAGTATTCTCCTTGAATATGTGGCTTTCGAGCAAATTGCTTATGGTACTAGCCAGTTCCATGAGCCGCTTCTTAAATTCTGGAAAACTAATGCTTTCAGAGTTTTCAACAAGTTCCTTAAGCCGCCTCTTCTTCTCCCTAAGCTGATTGTGCTCTATCCACATTATCGCGGGCGGTTCGTTTACTCCATGCCTCTCTAAAGCTGGGAAAAGGGAGTTCTCCTCTCTTAAATAGTGTTTTTCAGCGTCTAAAAGATCTTCTATAATTTGTCCCAGTTGTGTTAACTCTTCTCTAGCGGCTTCAAAGTTTTCAAGGACTTACAACATCTCAGCCGATGATTTGAGATTTCTTGTAATTTTCTGAAGCATCATATGTTCCTCAATGAGTATGCCGATGGGACTTTCTGGAATAGCATCAAGCTTCTGCTTTTCCAATTGCTCCCTAAAGACTTCTAAATGCAGATCGCAAAGCTTCTGTATATCCTCCCTAGATAAACCCTCGCTTACAATCTCCTGCTCTATTTTAGCAATCTCGAGTGGACTAACACTCTCAAGAAATTGCATAAACCTATCCTTAACTTGGTTTGGGGGCACTCCGGCATGTATTAGCCCAATAATCTCTTTAAGAGCCTTTTTACGGTCTTCCTCAGTTAATCTTCCCCTCATTATTCCTACCATTAAATCCCGAACGTCTGGAATCTTTCCTTCATCAACCGATTATTGATCGCTAAAGAATTTAATGGGCTGCCAATTAATTTGGTTTTTTCTTATTATGCCTGAACCCATACCGTAGAATTCGAGAAATTGCAAAGTTTCGTTGCAATTTTGGGTTAATTGCTTTCTAACCATGGCAGGTTTGGATGCTTTAACTATGCTGTAATTATTTGGTTGATGTTAAGGTTTAGGACTATCTCTGCTATGTCGCTTGCGTACTCAGCAGTTCTCCGTATACTCTCCATTATCATCCTCATGTTAGAAATATCGGTCTGCTTGACCTTGGATTGGGCCTCCCTTATTATTTTACTCTCTATTAGCGATATTGTTTTTGCTTTAGAGATTACTTGGTCGGCCATGAAATAGTCTCTCTTAAAGAGTGATTTTATCGCGTCCTCGAAAACCGTTTTTGCGAAGATGCTTACTTCCATAATTTTCTGGAAGATCTCTTCATTTGGTTCTTCCTCGAGGAGTAATACATTTCCAGCTATACTTGCTGCATGATCCGCGATTCTTTCAACCGATTTTACTATAACT
Encoded here:
- a CDS encoding DUF438 domain-containing protein, whose product is MRGRLTEEDRKKALKEIIGLIHAGVPPNQVKDRFMQFLESVSPLEIAKIEQEIVSEGLSREDIQKLCDLHLEVFREQLEKQKLDAIPESPIGILIEEHMMLQKITRNLKSSAEML
- a CDS encoding sodium:calcium antiporter, which codes for MFEWLGPFGNALILLVTLFILDRSSDLAVENAVRVADITGLGKTVVGFILVAMTTTLPELSVSVLVAVGLEDVGVAVGNALGSNIVNICLILGLTFLIVSLIRKRGAHLEVKEEVETLYFGLFMASMVPLILIYVGYVSRIVGCSLIALFIYNLYRVSRKRRIENADAQDGRDDKLARHVLLTIIGVFILIVSASIFVNSASYIAEYMGIPKVVIGATIVAFGTSLPEFANSLKSSLKGHAELALGNIVGSCFMNVTLILGTALIGQNFRVNMAAFTGLAVYALISCLLLWYFISSKRISWKEGAILLSLYLIFLVEILGGYRE
- a CDS encoding FAD-dependent oxidoreductase; protein product: MSGSNGVYDLVIVGAGPAGITAAIYAARKRMNFVVLTLNVGGQVTYSSGVENYTGFQYITGEELAAKFYEHLNRYSFELKMEEVKSVKPLNGMFLVKTDRSEYRSRTVIVATGRRPRELNVPGERELRNRGVTYCATCDAPLFENMDVAVVGGGNSGLEATLQLTRIASKIYLIEVMPQLKADPILVERALATGKVEVWLGTRVLEITGDRTVNGIKVERGGVTSILPVQGVFIEIGSAPNSGMIDFVEKNKWGEIIVNCACETSYPGLFAAGDVTSVPEKQIIIAAGEGCKAALSAYRYLISSKMKDSSRPLIT
- a CDS encoding PAS domain-containing protein → MADFDEIGYCCFTPKHLISKTAAPTPRVVVERQTGREDLLQFETGSLTEEEIDAILNTLPFDITFVDKDDAVQYFNKADKRILVRTKSIIGRRVQLCHPQKSIHIVNRILEAFKKGEKDVAELWIQSHGRLIHIRYFAVRDKDDGYLGTMEVTKDIKRIEGEKRLLDWEG
- a CDS encoding arsenate reductase ArsC; this translates as MKTVLFVCVENSFRSQIAEAYFNKYAPEGWRAVSAGIQPADKVHPNAVKLMLEDGINISRKKPKLITRKLQENADVAVIVCSGALCPIVYAKHIEEWNIPDPARMTLGEARKIRDEIKQRVIDLIKRLKQNML